Genomic window (Flavobacteriales bacterium):
TGGTGATATATACTGTAAATCGCGAAATCGATTTTCACCGCACCTCCGCCAACATCAGTGATGCGGAAGGCAATCTGCTCTTCAGCACCAACGGGGCTTACATTGCCAATGCCACCGGGGACAGCATGTTGAACGGAGGGGGGCTCAATCCGAGCTGGTATACTTCGGACCACCCAGAAGGATTGTACATTTCCCAAGGCTGCTTGATCCTTCCCAAGCCGGAAACGCCCGGTTTCTACTACCTCTTTCATGGGACCATAGACGATCTGTCAAGCTCCCTTTCGCACCACCTGTACCTGACCACCATCGACATGAGCTTGGACAGTGGCCTGGGGGGCGCAGTGAGCAAGAATGAGGTCTTGATCGCGGACACCTTGAACGAGGGCAGGATCACGGCGGTACGGCATGCCAACGGACGGGATTGGTGGGTGTTCTGCTTTAAGGCCAACACGAACATCCACCACCGTCTGCTGGTAACTCCGAGCGGTGTGAGCGTGAACGGCAACCAAGCCATCGGCGTGGTTCGCACACCAGATCACGGGCAAGCGTGCTTCTCACCGGATGGCAGCCGGTATGCCTATTACTCCGGCTTCGGGACGGCCGATCTGGACATCTTCGATTTTGACCGCTGCACCGGCTTGTTCTCCGATCCGGTGAACATAACCATCGATGATTCCAACAGCTTAGGCGGCTTGGCTTTTTCCCCCAACGGCCGCTTCCTCTATGTTTCCTCGGTACTGGACGTGTACCAGTACGATACGGAAGCCTCGGACATCGCAGGATCCATGGTCCATATCGCCCATTGGGACAGCACCTATTCGCCCAGTCCTCCTTTTGCCACGGTGTTCGATATCGCCCAATTGGCCCCGGACGGGAAGATCTATATCGGAACGGGGAACGGCACCCAACGCATGCACGTGATCAACAACCCCGATGCCCCGGGTTTGGCCTGTAACATGGTGCAGCACGGCATCGAGCTTCCACGGTACTACTCGAACTCCCTGCCCAACCACCCCAACTACTTTTTGGGGCCTTTGGCGGGAAGTCCATGCGATACGCTGGCCTTGGGGGTGGCCCCCCTCTCCCCGGGAGAGGGGCCGGGGGTGAGGCCATACCCCAATCCTTCGCTTGGTGCCTTCACACTGAGCTACATGGCACAGCCCACGGTGGGCGAGCTGGAGGTGCGCGATGTGGACGGGCGGGTAGTGTTGCGGGTGCGGCTCCCGCAGTGGAGCACGGTACACCAAGTGGAGCTGGCCGGTCAGGCTGCGGGCATGTACCAGTGCAAGCTTACGTGGGCAAAAGGGAGTGTGGCCACACATGTAATTTTGGAACGATGAGGTTACGGTATTTCTTAGCCCTGCTGACCTTGCTGCCTGCGATGGCGTGGGCGCAAAGCGCCGTCCCGGCAGGGACGCCTGATCCTATCAATCCTGTAATCCTGTCCAAAAAAGACCCTGCGGTCACGCGCGACAGCATCGCCGCAAGGCGAAACAATCCTGTCACCCCGATACGTATCGGGGCTGAAATCCTGTCCAAAAAGGAACCTGTCAGAACTCACCCAACCGTCCCATCGCAGGGTCCGCCAAGTATCGCAGATCCCAGTTTGCGTGACCCTGCGGGTACGGGCGTAC
Coding sequences:
- a CDS encoding T9SS type A sorting domain-containing protein, giving the protein MIYTVNREIDFHRTSANISDAEGNLLFSTNGAYIANATGDSMLNGGGLNPSWYTSDHPEGLYISQGCLILPKPETPGFYYLFHGTIDDLSSSLSHHLYLTTIDMSLDSGLGGAVSKNEVLIADTLNEGRITAVRHANGRDWWVFCFKANTNIHHRLLVTPSGVSVNGNQAIGVVRTPDHGQACFSPDGSRYAYYSGFGTADLDIFDFDRCTGLFSDPVNITIDDSNSLGGLAFSPNGRFLYVSSVLDVYQYDTEASDIAGSMVHIAHWDSTYSPSPPFATVFDIAQLAPDGKIYIGTGNGTQRMHVINNPDAPGLACNMVQHGIELPRYYSNSLPNHPNYFLGPLAGSPCDTLALGVAPLSPGEGPGVRPYPNPSLGAFTLSYMAQPTVGELEVRDVDGRVVLRVRLPQWSTVHQVELAGQAAGMYQCKLTWAKGSVATHVILER